One Syntrophales bacterium DNA window includes the following coding sequences:
- a CDS encoding PilN domain-containing protein, with the protein MAVRDINLIPGEILERSSLIRHLLLWLSILVVMAALILAAHGYQNRRVYEETQNRQGAIKVKAATLTKIVGDIRKEQNELDIARRVQGQLVALIEQRRSYSSLLAKLADIMNDMTWLQQLVLDTAQDRTLHLSLMGFSHSHEALGTFIQRLSGEPMFRLVVLKSAQESQDKLSGTALVQFQIECDLAKEAP; encoded by the coding sequence ATGGCTGTAAGAGACATCAATCTGATCCCCGGGGAAATACTGGAACGGAGCAGCCTGATCCGCCACCTCCTTTTATGGCTAAGTATTCTGGTTGTGATGGCCGCGCTCATTTTGGCCGCCCACGGATATCAGAATCGCAGGGTGTACGAGGAAACACAGAACCGGCAGGGCGCCATAAAAGTTAAGGCAGCGACCCTTACAAAAATAGTTGGCGACATCCGAAAAGAGCAGAATGAACTCGACATTGCCCGCCGGGTACAGGGGCAATTGGTCGCCTTGATTGAGCAACGGCGATCGTACTCCTCGCTACTGGCGAAGCTGGCCGACATCATGAATGATATGACCTGGCTGCAGCAGCTTGTCTTAGATACCGCCCAGGACCGCACTCTGCATCTCAGTCTGATGGGGTTTTCCCATTCCCATGAAGCCCTCGGTACATTTATTCAGCGGCTTTCCGGCGAGCCGATGTTCCGGCTGGTGGTATTGAAATCCGCACAGGAATCGCAGGACAAGCTCTCGGGGACTGCTTTGGTGCAGTTTCAGATTGAATGCGATCTTGCGAAGGAGGCGCCGTGA
- the pilM gene encoding pilus assembly protein PilM has translation MRELATTYPIGIDLNDGCLTAAQFRKGRHGPRVRGLLCLPLPAQSGADAGKDEALVDALKTVHSCGFFTGRRVVFNLPLQDLSFFPIHFPFNPQEDPEEGILREASKLLSYPIEEALIDYPSLFQIKESCHATVVAARRQVVDLWLAVLRRAGFKAEVIDFYVASLIRLHRGLFAPTDQADIICHLGRTGIMLAVITGEGILSISEISWGLQLLREKVETSLALPAGGPESVKLLSTYGLGYMEQGNILEEETADNGLDGEIRNISRAIFQIISPTVNGLAYDCHNAIGYVRSIRENVVFGKLYLYGLAGLISHLDSYIEKQVDIPVQLVNLKDHLDIAGIKRPLPQSGEISQAPALGLAMRELPWL, from the coding sequence ATGCGTGAATTGGCGACGACATATCCGATTGGCATTGACCTGAATGATGGGTGTCTTACTGCCGCCCAGTTCCGGAAGGGTCGCCATGGTCCTCGGGTGCGAGGACTGTTGTGCCTGCCGCTCCCCGCGCAGTCCGGAGCAGATGCAGGGAAAGATGAAGCACTTGTTGATGCCCTGAAGACGGTCCACTCCTGTGGTTTCTTCACAGGGCGGCGGGTGGTCTTCAATCTCCCTCTCCAGGATCTGTCGTTCTTCCCCATTCACTTCCCCTTCAACCCCCAGGAAGATCCCGAGGAGGGCATCCTCCGTGAGGCCTCGAAATTACTATCCTATCCCATAGAGGAGGCCTTGATCGATTATCCCTCTCTCTTCCAGATCAAGGAGAGCTGCCATGCCACCGTTGTGGCCGCCCGCCGACAGGTTGTTGACCTTTGGCTCGCCGTCCTGCGCCGGGCAGGGTTTAAGGCAGAGGTCATCGATTTCTACGTGGCTTCCCTTATCCGTCTTCATCGTGGCCTGTTTGCCCCTACGGATCAGGCCGATATTATTTGCCATCTCGGACGCACCGGTATTATGCTGGCCGTGATCACCGGCGAAGGGATCCTTTCCATTTCGGAAATTTCCTGGGGGCTCCAGTTGCTGCGGGAAAAGGTGGAGACCAGTCTGGCGCTGCCGGCGGGAGGCCCGGAGTCGGTCAAGCTGCTTTCGACCTACGGTTTGGGATACATGGAACAGGGGAATATCCTGGAAGAGGAAACCGCTGACAACGGGCTGGATGGCGAGATCAGGAATATTTCCCGTGCCATCTTCCAGATTATCTCGCCCACCGTCAATGGGTTGGCCTATGATTGTCACAATGCGATAGGCTATGTGCGTTCCATCCGGGAAAATGTGGTCTTTGGCAAGCTTTACCTGTACGGCCTGGCGGGCCTGATTTCCCATCTGGACAGCTATATAGAAAAACAGGTGGACATACCAGTTCAACTTGTTAATCTTAAAGACCATTTAGACATTGCCGGCATTAAACGTCCCCTGCCGCAGTCCGGGGAGATTTCCCAGGCGCCGGCGCTGGGGTTGGCTATGCGAGAATTGCCATGGCTGTAA